In Halorussus limi, a genomic segment contains:
- a CDS encoding ABC transporter permease — MSMYNYVARRVAFMAVTLFLVTLIAFGVTNILPGNVALLILGPNASPESIQALKAQMGLNQPLYLQYVDWVLGLLQGDMGTSLRYEKPVVSLIMEKLPRSLLLAFAATFVAVSLSIPLGVYSAVHQNEPSDVATSLFAFVGISLPIFLWGLLSILVFAVWLDVLPTGGYVSPMKSPVGALKHLALPAASMGFALTAYIMRMTRSSMLEVLSEEYVKLARAKGMTQRVVVLRHALRNAIIPVITVVAFQFSYAFGGVVVLEKVFYWPGIGQLTLTAIQSRDIPLIQGCIIVVALIYMASNFAADLLYAYFDPRIRYGGEE, encoded by the coding sequence ATGTCGATGTACAACTACGTGGCTCGGCGGGTGGCGTTCATGGCGGTGACGCTGTTCCTGGTGACGCTCATCGCGTTCGGCGTCACCAACATCCTGCCCGGGAACGTCGCGCTGCTCATCCTGGGACCGAACGCCTCCCCCGAGTCGATACAGGCGCTGAAAGCACAGATGGGTCTCAACCAACCGCTCTATCTCCAGTACGTCGACTGGGTCCTCGGACTCCTCCAGGGCGACATGGGAACGTCGCTGCGGTACGAGAAGCCGGTCGTCTCGCTCATCATGGAGAAGCTCCCCCGGTCGCTCCTGCTGGCGTTCGCCGCGACGTTCGTCGCGGTCTCGCTGTCGATTCCGCTCGGGGTCTACTCGGCGGTCCACCAGAACGAACCCTCGGACGTGGCCACCTCGCTGTTCGCGTTCGTCGGCATCTCGCTCCCCATCTTCCTCTGGGGACTACTGTCGATTCTGGTGTTCGCCGTCTGGCTCGACGTCCTGCCGACCGGCGGCTACGTCTCGCCGATGAAGTCGCCCGTCGGCGCGCTGAAGCACCTCGCGCTGCCGGCGGCGTCGATGGGGTTCGCGCTGACGGCGTACATCATGCGGATGACCCGGTCGTCGATGCTCGAAGTACTCAGCGAGGAGTACGTCAAACTGGCCCGCGCGAAGGGGATGACCCAGCGGGTCGTCGTGCTGCGTCACGCCCTCCGCAACGCCATCATCCCGGTCATCACGGTCGTCGCGTTCCAGTTCAGCTACGCCTTCGGGGGGGTCGTCGTCCTCGAGAAGGTGTTCTACTGGCCGGGCATCGGCCAGTTGACGCTGACCGCAATCCAGAGCCGCGACATCCCCCTGATACAGGGCTGCATCATCGTCGTCGCGCTGATATACATGGCCTCGAACTTCGCCGCCGACCTGCTGTACGCCTACTTCGACCCGCGCATCCGCTACGGGGGTGAGGAGTGA